The Kitasatospora paranensis genome has a window encoding:
- the ftsE gene encoding cell division ATP-binding protein FtsE, which translates to MIRFDNVSKTYPKQNRPALDNVSLEIEKGEFVFLVGSSGSGKSTFLRLCLREERPSVGAVHVLGKDLGKLSNWKVPHMRRQLGTVFQDFRLLPNKTVAQNVAFALEVIGKPKSAIAKVVPEVLDLVGLGGKEDRMPGELSGGEQQRVAIARAFVNRPMLLIADEPTGNLDPQNSVGIMKLLDRINRTGTTVLMATHDQAIVDQMRKRVIELDKGLLVRDQARGVYGYQS; encoded by the coding sequence GTGATCAGATTCGACAACGTCTCCAAGACCTATCCCAAGCAGAACCGTCCTGCCCTGGACAACGTCTCGCTGGAGATCGAGAAGGGCGAGTTCGTCTTCCTGGTCGGGTCCTCCGGCTCGGGCAAGTCCACCTTCCTGCGGCTGTGCCTGCGGGAGGAGCGGCCGAGCGTGGGCGCCGTCCACGTGCTCGGCAAGGACCTCGGCAAGCTCTCCAACTGGAAGGTGCCGCACATGCGGCGCCAGTTGGGCACGGTCTTCCAGGACTTCCGCCTGCTGCCGAACAAGACCGTGGCGCAGAACGTGGCGTTCGCCCTGGAGGTCATCGGCAAGCCGAAGAGCGCCATCGCCAAGGTGGTGCCCGAGGTGCTCGACCTGGTCGGCCTCGGCGGCAAGGAGGACCGGATGCCCGGTGAGCTCTCCGGTGGTGAGCAGCAGCGCGTCGCGATCGCCCGGGCCTTCGTGAACCGTCCGATGCTGCTGATCGCGGACGAGCCGACCGGAAACCTCGACCCGCAGAACTCGGTCGGCATCATGAAGCTCCTCGACCGCATCAACCGCACCGGCACCACGGTGCTGATGGCCACCCACGACCAGGCCATCGTCGACCAGATGCGCAAGCGCGTGATCGAGCTCGACAAGGGGCTGCTGGTCCGCGACCAGGCCCGCGGTGTGTACGGCTACCAGAGCTAG